The segment GATTTGTGTGCGTTAGCGTGATGCATATTCTGTCTATTTAGAGCCTAATTTTATgtttgtgcaaaaatatagTATATGATGTACTGTAATATATGAATTTATCAATTGAACACCCGCCCCTTTATATAACATGTTAAGGAATAATATTTGCAGTTTATTCCTAAAGTCGCTTTGGCATTACTTTTTATCCTATcgattttataaattacataaaattttctgtttATCAAATGCCTCCGTTTtgacctttttctttaacaagttcaattttttcatttcattgaAAGAAGTTCTAgtcaataatatttttcctcttaaTAGTTTGCCACACAAActggaaaataatttaccccttacaatttttaaaacatatgcCATTGTCTTATTGTCAATTAATTAAACGAATTTGCCCCTCGTTCTATCATAACGTAAACCCTTATACCAAGTATATCTTTTTTTGATTACgcttttgtgtaaaaaatattataccaTAATTAATTACGCATTCTGCGATATAAATTTATGATTCTTCTcaagaaatatttattttacattgtaaaattaatattaaagTGTACACCATAGCCAAATAGTGtaactatttttattttttgttagttttgataatataataacttggaagttttattttttaaaccagTACACACATTCGTGTTTCAAAAATACTTCCTAAATGGATGTAAAgtacatttaatttttttttttttaaataatgaaatctttctcctttattttgaaaattaaaaagttcatTAAGCAgggtatttattttaaaaaaaaaaagtacaatatCAATTAGTTATATTTGACTTTAATATGACGGATGATCCTTTAAGCCATTTGCCTTCCAAGGAGTTCGATAAGAATTTGGATGGCGGAggcttaaaatattttttcactgaATGTGACAAAATAAAGACTAATTCTTCCTCACAACAAGAAACTCATAAAGTTTGCTATAAATTAGCTAAGAATTTACCATACCTAGAGGAATATCGTGAAAACGGTGatccattttattataagCATTGTTATGATTTGAATTTCTGGTTATATAAACAAATACATGAAGTTCTTAATTTGGGGGATACTGTAAATATTCTTCATGTTGTTGAACAATTTCACAATTTATGGAAAACTATTAACGACGATATATGTTATAGAACATATGATTTATGCATGCCTGAATCCGAACAATATCATCCGGaattatatatgcacttGAAGGATTTGTTTGATTTCATTGAAAACCATGATACAATTGTAAAAGAAATTGAAGCGGATAAGGAGACGAAGGAGCAGAAAAAACCTAGTAAAtatgttaaagaaaaagttcCAATATATGAGGCGTTTGAAGATTTATGTACAAATCCagaaattaataaatgcACTCattgtattaaaaattacaaaaattatgatcCCAAAAAACTCTTGACTAAATTATCAtgtggtgaagaaaaaaaagaaaatggtgATCAAGATGAAAGTATTAAACAGAAAATCAAAGAATTACGAGATTCACCTGATAAAAATCCTATATTATATTCAATAAACGACAAAACATATGCTGCAAGTGACTTGATTCCATATCTAATGGATTTATTGAAGGGGGGTCTAAGACACATTGGTAcacaatatatttatgattattttccATCATTATCAAATATAGTTAGCTTAGAAAAGTTTAATCTAATAATCGCATCGACTATTTTATGCATTGGAGGACTAATGctttattctatttttcaTGGGGTAAAATAAATGCCTGCTTTAAAATGTGGGCCAGAACAGTATTAATaacttatttatataaagcaTATACAATTATGATGAGAACGTAATACACACattattcattttctttcaattttgctttgctttctTTCCGTTTTAGTGCTTTCCGCATTTTAGTtgcatgaattttttaagacgaagaagaaaaaagagaagaagtaTGAATGCTTATGAACCTGCACAACAATTAATGCTCAGCACGCTTGATTTTCAAAATTCTATGCGTGGAAATATGCAACATGATGCCCCCTATGGTTTGTCATACCAATCCAAGCTAAATGACGCATAAGATAATTTGACACAAAATGACTCGAGTTAATTATAGCAGTTATTgaccaaatgggggggggatgACTTCAAGTGCAATTTCgtttacaataaaaaaataaataaataaggaAGACAGTATATTATTGCgtgaatgtaaaaataatccaATTGTGAATAGAAAGTTAACACGTGCTATTATTtaggttttaaaaaaatagtctTGATCTAAGCAGAAAGCATATCGTTTAATGAAAATGAATCCTATTATATACCATTCCTTTAGCCACAACAAAAGGGAACATACAAAACTTATACACTATAATACGAAATACACATttactctctttttttttttggtggtAACTACAGTTATATTAATTCCTTGTTATTTGGTCACCATGGATGTATCTAGCCCAATAATTTGTGCCATGTTAGGCCTATCAGTTTTTACCGCATTTTTtcgagcatattttttatgcataatttaatataatgataaatattcctaaattaacaaaataatgagaaTTCCCAGAATGTTTAGCCGATGTGATCAATGTAGGGCATGACGGTGTCTTAGAAAACACTGTAATGAACTTCAAATTTAGTACAGTGTATAATTTGGGTGTGCCTAAAATTATAGGCATAGATCTTCAACGATTTACTCATTTGTTATGAgcttatattattttaattacttCTCATTCCCACCTtatatcattaaaaagggttttaatataaaattgtcTTCCGCCCAGTACAAGCAAAACTCTTATAATTTGAGCTACTCTTTTGTTACATATGTGTCATTCTTGGAAGCAATCGCAATGTTcattatgaacaaatgttttcaatatttttaattttttcaatttttttttcgtcgtGCGTAATTTTGCCAAAAATGCTGATATTAATATgatttcattaatatatgaatatgtCCCTTTCAAAATTGCGATAAACCGAGAGTATTCCCTTCAAAAAAAGCACCTTCCTTTTcgtgttttaattttaaaaatgtgcctACTAAACTATGattcattattattacattAGTTATACTAAACACAATTTGTGTTGTGCCCCcctataaaaattaaatttaagccgtttttttgtcttcttattttacttcaaatgTATACCTCAGCCTACATGATTTCCCACTTTCACCACTTCATTAGGCTACTTTAATATGCCATTATTTATCAGTagaaatacatttttttttttttcaccccccaTCTAAGCAttcgtataaaaaatatcaaatatCAATTTCgtatttctcattttattaGACACTGCTTACGAAATTGTGATATAATTCGTTTTATCTTTCTTTTCATAATGTTGCAAAATTGCCCTTGTTTAgtaatattcaaaaaaatatgttaggATATGTTACACTTATATTGAGCAGCGACAAATGCATAATACGAGAAATGAAACTATATCTAAGATAAATTATCCGCATGCACGTACTTATGTGAATATGTATTTATGGGTCAAATTATTTGCCAAAGTAGGTTTTATAATAAAG is part of the Plasmodium cynomolgi strain B DNA, chromosome 8, whole genome shotgun sequence genome and harbors:
- a CDS encoding hypothetical protein (putative), with protein sequence MPESEQYHPELYMHLKDLFDFIENHDTIVKEIEADKETKEQKKPSKYVKEKVPIYEAFEDLCTNPEINKCTHCIKNYKNYDPKKLLTKLSCGEEKKENGDQDESIKQKIKELRDSPDKNPILYSINDKTYAASDLIPYLMDLLKGGLRHIGTQYIYDYFPSLSNIVSLEKFNLIIASTILCIGGLMLYSIFHGVK